From one Streptomyces sp. CA-210063 genomic stretch:
- a CDS encoding FUSC family protein produces MFMAPDPGLLRLRISLRAVLGIGLAVTLSELAGLSLTASITGGLAALLALFTVADPTVRGQALTTALLPAVGFPVLALATVLHDLPAPRDAIWLAVIFCGVYARRWGPRGHALGIFAFMTFFVTQFLHAVPGQLPELYTAMSLSLAASSAVRFGAWCIERRTPPAAAPAPGDGRGLARPTTRQAFQASAACAFAMVAGQVLSQERWYWAVGTAWWIFVNTTSRGETLVRGFRRVLGTVTGILVGLLVAVPLHGAPAPTAALVAACVFGIFYTAAVSYSWMMLCVTVMAGLLYGLLGVLDPALLGLRLAQTGVGALGAALAVALILPVTTDAVTNRWVRRALHAVHGCTATAARRLAGDPDADPAPRVAELEALLGRVRLSLAPLVHPLNPLRPRKERARRVLALLDDCAREARGLAAVAADPDASHDARLTAACRRVESAVETLVGAVPERAAPAHAGVPHPGQHPGAEQALAHLHGLERALADLAQPLRGSSLVQTLV; encoded by the coding sequence ATGTTCATGGCTCCGGACCCGGGGCTGCTGCGGCTGCGGATCTCGTTGCGGGCGGTGCTCGGCATCGGCCTCGCGGTGACCCTGTCGGAGCTGGCCGGGCTGTCGCTGACCGCCTCGATCACGGGCGGGCTCGCGGCGCTCCTCGCGCTGTTCACGGTCGCCGACCCGACCGTGCGCGGCCAGGCGCTCACCACCGCGCTGCTGCCCGCCGTGGGCTTCCCGGTCCTGGCCCTCGCGACGGTGCTGCACGACCTGCCGGCGCCGCGCGACGCGATCTGGCTCGCTGTGATCTTCTGCGGCGTCTACGCCCGCCGCTGGGGACCACGCGGCCACGCGCTCGGCATCTTCGCCTTCATGACCTTCTTCGTCACCCAGTTCCTGCACGCCGTCCCCGGCCAACTGCCCGAGCTGTACACGGCGATGAGCCTGTCGCTGGCCGCGTCCTCGGCCGTGCGCTTCGGCGCCTGGTGCATCGAGCGGCGCACCCCGCCGGCGGCCGCGCCCGCCCCGGGCGACGGCCGCGGCCTCGCCCGCCCCACCACCCGCCAGGCCTTCCAGGCGAGCGCCGCCTGCGCCTTCGCGATGGTCGCCGGGCAGGTCCTCTCGCAGGAGCGCTGGTACTGGGCCGTCGGCACCGCCTGGTGGATCTTCGTGAACACCACGTCGCGCGGTGAGACCCTGGTCCGCGGCTTCCGACGCGTCCTCGGCACGGTCACCGGCATCCTCGTCGGCCTCCTCGTCGCCGTCCCCCTGCACGGCGCCCCGGCCCCCACCGCCGCCCTCGTCGCCGCCTGCGTGTTCGGCATCTTCTACACGGCCGCCGTGTCGTACTCCTGGATGATGCTGTGCGTCACCGTCATGGCGGGCCTGCTCTACGGGCTCCTCGGTGTCCTGGATCCGGCGCTCCTCGGGCTCCGGCTCGCGCAGACCGGGGTCGGCGCGCTCGGGGCCGCGCTCGCCGTGGCGCTGATCCTCCCCGTCACCACGGACGCCGTCACCAACCGGTGGGTCCGGCGGGCTCTGCACGCGGTGCACGGCTGCACCGCGACGGCGGCCCGGCGCCTGGCGGGCGACCCCGACGCGGACCCGGCGCCGCGCGTGGCGGAGCTGGAGGCACTTCTGGGGCGCGTACGCCTGTCCCTCGCGCCCCTGGTACATCCGCTCAACCCGCTGCGACCGCGCAAGGAACGGGCCCGCCGGGTGCTCGCCCTGCTCGACGACTGCGCCCGGGAGGCCCGCGGTCTCGCCGCCGTCGCCGCCGACCCGGACGCCTCCCACGACGCCCGCCTCACCGCCGCCTGCCGCCGCGTCGAGTCGGCCGTCGAGACCCTGGTCGGCGCCGTACCCGAGCGAGCCGCCCCAGCGCACGCCGGCGTCCCGCACCCCGGCCAACACCCCGGCGCGGAACAGGCCCTCGCGCACCTCCACGGCCTGGAACGTGCCCTCGCGGACCTCGCCCAGCCCTTGCGAGGCTCGTCCCTGGTACAGACTTTGGTCTAG
- a CDS encoding Lrp/AsnC family transcriptional regulator, which translates to MAVDELDTRILRLLLDQPRTSVREYARILGVARGTLQARLDRLERDGVITGTGPSLSPAALGHPVLAFVHIEVTQGHLDDVGDALAAVPEIIEAFSITGGGDLLTRVVARDNAHLEDVIQALISLPGVVRTRTEVALRERVPYRLSPLVESIGSAAGRPAKN; encoded by the coding sequence ATGGCCGTGGACGAGCTCGACACCCGCATCCTGCGGCTGCTGCTGGACCAGCCGCGCACCAGCGTGCGCGAGTACGCCCGCATCCTCGGCGTGGCCCGGGGCACCCTCCAGGCCCGCCTCGACCGTCTGGAACGCGATGGTGTGATCACCGGCACGGGTCCGTCGCTCTCCCCCGCCGCACTCGGCCATCCGGTGCTCGCCTTCGTGCACATCGAGGTGACCCAGGGGCACCTCGACGACGTGGGCGACGCGCTGGCGGCCGTACCGGAGATCATCGAGGCGTTCTCGATCACGGGCGGCGGCGACCTCCTGACACGGGTCGTGGCCCGGGACAACGCGCATCTGGAGGACGTGATCCAGGCGCTGATCAGCCTGCCGGGCGTGGTGCGCACGCGTACGGAGGTGGCGCTCAGGGAGCGGGTGCCGTACCGACTGTCGCCGTTGGTCGAGTCGATCGGCTCGGCGGCGGGCAGGCCTGCGAAGAACTGA
- a CDS encoding immunoglobulin domain-containing protein: protein MTEDTTDRRWPGRAAGLRLRRPAALLGAAALVAAAVTAVTVSTAAQAADTPRTGLGKDGQKLTVSASANLDPDGETLKVTGSGYDATKAIYVALCRDNGDGKIPTPCIGGADENGTGNSSQWIVPEGDEYAGDLALTWGPGGTFDVEIAVKAKDNGVDCTQVVCSVVTRVDHRNSGDRSQDVHVPVTFEGQDTGDGDGDGVDVPAGTVSYVESAAFTAAGEVKDLLLHPESGKLYAGSEDFVDTGDVNERGLHALDAADGKSLSHISQAPGSGGALGPRNVSMIAAPLAGDGVVFHYPLRGIGTAKDGDTAAAGKWLAGGTVTGVGPGTKDSTVLVAQGAQLSEVDIATGLPLDNRTLTIEGASLLGVDKAHGAAWSAGSDGGDLRRVDTGTFTVTATAELPAASVGFVEADPATGNVWVGSGNSVRVYDKDAKLLKTVDGPDEAVDIAFDTTTGRAFVVWQDNGDSGDGGDNTSHLGVYDTAGYAEAATSTKLADNNSQVGEASVAVAPGGTSVYVSSPFEGEITKLDRRMSPKVTQSPTDRTVAPGDEVSFVAAAEGTPEPTVAWEVSVNGGQTWSAIEGATKNTYSFTAKAAHDGYAYRAVFTNSVGVTRTSPFTLTVTEADDSTGGGDGDGDGEGSEPSGTKTVTGSDGQKLTVTPVNNLATENQTLKVTGSGYDEEKGIYVALCVDNGDGELPTPCIGGVDMTGESHSSAWISSNPPDYGEELATPYEDGGKFEVELTIDAKDEYTDCFKATCVLATRADHTLSGDRSQDVKVPVAFVGQDPVDTDDEGDGDSAGGTSTGGGSSSGSTSGGSGTTGGSSSTGGSTTTGDDGSLASTGLTVLGVAASAAALTVTGWILHRRARGMGRDTAS from the coding sequence ATGACAGAGGACACGACGGACCGGCGGTGGCCGGGCCGCGCGGCCGGACTGCGGCTCAGACGCCCCGCGGCGCTGCTCGGAGCCGCCGCCCTGGTGGCCGCCGCGGTCACCGCCGTCACGGTGAGCACCGCCGCCCAGGCCGCCGACACCCCCAGGACGGGCCTCGGCAAGGACGGTCAGAAACTGACCGTCTCCGCCTCCGCCAACCTGGACCCCGACGGCGAGACGCTGAAGGTCACCGGCTCCGGCTACGACGCGACGAAGGCCATCTACGTGGCCCTCTGCCGGGACAACGGCGACGGCAAGATCCCCACCCCGTGCATCGGCGGCGCCGACGAGAACGGCACCGGCAACTCCTCGCAGTGGATCGTCCCCGAGGGCGACGAATACGCGGGCGACCTCGCCCTCACGTGGGGCCCGGGCGGCACCTTCGACGTCGAGATCGCCGTCAAGGCCAAGGACAACGGCGTCGACTGCACCCAGGTCGTCTGCTCGGTCGTCACCCGCGTCGACCACCGCAACTCCGGCGACCGCTCCCAGGACGTCCACGTGCCCGTCACCTTCGAGGGCCAGGACACCGGCGACGGGGACGGCGATGGCGTGGACGTGCCCGCCGGCACGGTCAGCTATGTCGAGTCCGCCGCGTTCACCGCGGCCGGCGAGGTCAAGGACCTCCTCCTGCACCCCGAGTCCGGCAAGCTGTACGCCGGTTCCGAGGACTTCGTCGACACCGGGGACGTCAACGAGCGCGGCCTGCACGCCCTCGACGCGGCCGACGGCAAGAGCCTCAGCCACATCTCCCAGGCCCCCGGCTCGGGCGGCGCCCTCGGCCCCCGCAACGTCTCGATGATCGCCGCCCCGCTCGCCGGCGACGGCGTCGTCTTCCACTACCCGCTGCGCGGCATCGGCACGGCCAAGGACGGCGACACGGCGGCCGCCGGCAAGTGGCTCGCGGGCGGCACCGTCACCGGAGTCGGCCCGGGCACCAAGGACTCCACCGTCCTGGTCGCCCAGGGCGCCCAGCTCTCCGAGGTCGACATCGCCACTGGCCTCCCCCTCGACAACCGAACCCTCACCATCGAGGGCGCCTCCCTGCTCGGCGTCGACAAGGCCCACGGCGCGGCCTGGTCCGCCGGGTCCGACGGCGGCGACCTGCGCCGCGTCGACACCGGTACCTTCACGGTCACCGCCACCGCCGAACTCCCGGCCGCCTCCGTCGGGTTCGTCGAGGCCGACCCCGCCACCGGCAACGTCTGGGTGGGCAGCGGGAACTCCGTCCGCGTGTACGACAAGGACGCCAAGCTCCTGAAGACCGTCGACGGGCCGGACGAGGCCGTCGACATCGCCTTCGACACCACCACCGGGCGCGCCTTCGTCGTCTGGCAGGACAACGGCGACTCCGGCGACGGCGGCGACAACACCAGCCACCTGGGCGTGTACGACACCGCCGGCTACGCGGAGGCCGCCACATCCACGAAGCTGGCGGACAACAACTCCCAGGTCGGCGAGGCCTCCGTCGCGGTCGCCCCGGGCGGCACCAGCGTCTACGTCAGCAGCCCCTTCGAGGGTGAGATCACCAAGCTCGACCGCCGGATGTCCCCCAAGGTGACCCAGTCCCCGACCGACCGGACCGTGGCCCCGGGCGACGAGGTCTCGTTCGTCGCGGCGGCCGAGGGCACCCCCGAACCCACCGTGGCGTGGGAGGTCAGCGTCAACGGCGGCCAGACCTGGTCCGCGATCGAGGGCGCGACGAAGAACACGTACTCCTTCACCGCCAAGGCGGCGCACGACGGCTACGCGTACCGCGCGGTGTTCACCAACTCCGTCGGCGTCACCCGCACTTCACCCTTCACGCTCACCGTCACCGAGGCCGACGACAGCACCGGCGGCGGCGACGGCGACGGGGACGGTGAGGGCAGCGAGCCCTCCGGCACGAAGACCGTCACCGGCTCCGACGGCCAGAAGCTCACCGTCACCCCGGTCAACAACCTCGCCACCGAGAACCAGACCCTGAAGGTCACCGGCTCAGGCTACGACGAGGAGAAGGGCATCTACGTCGCCCTGTGCGTCGACAACGGCGACGGCGAACTGCCCACGCCGTGCATCGGCGGCGTCGACATGACCGGCGAGTCGCACTCGTCCGCGTGGATCTCCTCCAACCCGCCGGACTACGGCGAGGAGCTGGCGACCCCGTACGAGGACGGCGGCAAGTTCGAGGTCGAGCTGACCATCGACGCCAAGGACGAGTACACCGACTGCTTCAAGGCCACGTGTGTCCTCGCCACCCGCGCCGACCACACCCTGTCCGGCGACCGCTCGCAGGACGTCAAGGTCCCGGTCGCCTTCGTCGGCCAGGACCCGGTGGACACCGACGACGAGGGTGACGGCGACAGCGCCGGTGGCACGTCCACCGGCGGCGGCTCCAGCAGCGGTTCGACGTCCGGTGGCAGTGGCACGACCGGCGGCTCCAGCAGCACGGGCGGCTCCACCACCACCGGCGACGACGGCAGCCTCGCCTCCACCGGCCTGACCGTCCTCGGCGTGGCCGCCTCGGCCGCCGCGCTGACGGTGACGGGCTGGATCCTCCACCGACGAGCCCGGGGAATGGGCCGAGACACGGCGTCCTGA
- a CDS encoding lactonase family protein produces the protein MTAAARAADGRRPRRAYIGSFTSAGGPGVLVAAVDEESGALTVLGGADDVPDPSYLALSPDGDTLYAVSETAPGAVAAYRVTGDKPELTGPPVAVGDGPTHLCPHAGHVLTADHGSGSVTAVPLRPDGTLAGPASGTLRHTGSGPHPRHQREPHAHQVLPDPSGRWFLGVDLGTDSVRVCALVDGVPVVHHETALRPGSGPRHLAFHPHGPDGSYVYVLNELAPTVTVCRWNASAGLLEPLGEASVLPDTPEGDAYPSGIAVSCDGRFVWTATRGTDVLSVLAVEGAGLRLVTTVPCGGEWPRALGHAAGTLYVANQHSGDVTWFTVDPDTGTPVRGGSIEVPAASCVVLDL, from the coding sequence GTGACAGCAGCAGCTCGGGCGGCGGACGGGCGGCGGCCACGACGGGCCTACATCGGGTCGTTCACCTCGGCGGGAGGCCCCGGCGTCCTCGTCGCCGCCGTGGACGAGGAGAGCGGCGCGCTGACCGTCCTCGGCGGCGCGGACGACGTCCCCGACCCGTCCTACCTCGCCCTCTCGCCGGACGGGGACACGCTGTACGCGGTCAGCGAGACGGCTCCGGGAGCCGTGGCCGCCTACCGGGTGACGGGCGACAAGCCCGAGTTGACCGGGCCGCCGGTGGCGGTCGGCGACGGACCCACGCACCTCTGCCCGCACGCCGGCCACGTCCTGACCGCCGACCACGGCTCCGGCAGCGTGACCGCCGTCCCCCTGCGCCCCGACGGAACCCTCGCGGGCCCCGCGTCCGGAACGCTCCGGCACACCGGATCGGGCCCGCACCCCCGTCACCAGCGGGAGCCGCACGCCCACCAGGTGCTGCCCGACCCGAGCGGCCGGTGGTTCCTCGGCGTCGACCTCGGCACGGACTCGGTGCGGGTGTGCGCGCTGGTGGACGGCGTACCCGTCGTCCACCACGAGACAGCGCTCCGGCCGGGCTCCGGCCCCCGCCACCTCGCCTTCCACCCGCACGGGCCGGACGGATCGTACGTCTATGTGCTGAACGAACTCGCCCCCACGGTCACCGTCTGCCGCTGGAACGCCTCTGCGGGCCTGCTGGAGCCACTGGGAGAGGCGTCGGTACTTCCGGACACCCCGGAGGGCGACGCGTACCCCTCAGGCATCGCCGTGTCTTGCGACGGCCGCTTCGTCTGGACGGCCACACGCGGCACGGACGTGCTCTCCGTGCTCGCGGTCGAGGGTGCCGGGCTGCGCCTGGTCACGACCGTGCCCTGCGGCGGCGAGTGGCCGCGCGCCCTCGGCCACGCCGCCGGGACGCTGTATGTGGCCAACCAGCACTCCGGCGACGTCACCTGGTTCACGGTCGACCCGGACACGGGCACACCGGTGCGAGGCGGTTCCATCGAGGTGCCCGCGGCTTCCTGCGTCGTCCTGGACCTCTGA
- a CDS encoding N-acetylglucosamine kinase, with amino-acid sequence MTGGEPPVVLAVDSGGSGLRAVLARGGEVLGEPVASGEPVRTGARGIDAGHLLEQLLPLARRLLDDADCDPPAAVAVGAAGFATLGEQLRAELPTALTRELGVRRVALMADAVTAYTGALGARPGAVIAAGTGLIAIGTDLEKWRRADGWGHLLGDCGGGAWIGRAGLEAALRAYDGRTGGSARLRARAEELFGPLDGLPGRLYPRPDRPAVLASFAPEVAACAGGDPVAADILRAAARHMADAAAAVCPASGEPRVALTGGLFKLGDPLLVPLEAELAERLPHARRVPAEGDPLAGAVRIAAALAGGGIGLPYDERMLYVVAEK; translated from the coding sequence GGTGAGGTGCTCGGCGAGCCGGTCGCGTCCGGAGAGCCGGTGCGGACCGGTGCGCGCGGCATCGACGCCGGACATCTGCTGGAGCAACTGCTGCCCCTCGCGCGGCGGCTGCTCGACGACGCCGACTGCGACCCTCCCGCCGCGGTGGCCGTCGGGGCCGCCGGCTTCGCGACGCTCGGCGAGCAGCTGCGGGCCGAGCTGCCGACGGCGCTGACGCGCGAGTTGGGGGTGCGCCGGGTCGCGCTGATGGCCGACGCGGTCACCGCGTACACCGGCGCCCTCGGTGCGCGGCCGGGTGCCGTGATCGCCGCCGGGACGGGGCTGATCGCGATCGGCACGGACCTGGAGAAGTGGCGCCGGGCCGACGGCTGGGGGCATCTGCTCGGGGACTGCGGCGGCGGGGCGTGGATCGGGCGGGCGGGACTGGAGGCGGCGCTGCGGGCGTACGACGGGCGGACCGGCGGTTCGGCCCGGCTGCGGGCCCGCGCCGAGGAGTTGTTCGGCCCGCTGGACGGGCTGCCCGGCCGGCTCTATCCGAGGCCCGACCGTCCGGCGGTCCTCGCGTCCTTCGCGCCCGAGGTGGCCGCCTGCGCCGGGGGCGACCCGGTGGCGGCGGACATCCTGCGCGCGGCGGCCCGGCACATGGCCGACGCGGCCGCCGCCGTCTGCCCGGCCTCGGGCGAGCCCCGAGTGGCGCTGACCGGGGGCCTGTTCAAGCTGGGCGACCCTCTCCTCGTACCCCTGGAGGCGGAGTTGGCGGAGCGGCTGCCGCACGCGCGGCGGGTGCCGGCCGAGGGGGATCCGTTGGCCGGGGCCGTGCGCATCGCGGCCGCGCTGGCGGGTGGCGGGATCGGGTTGCCGTACGACGAGCGGATGTTGTACGTGGTGGCCGAAAAATAG
- a CDS encoding sirohydrochlorin chelatase, which translates to MSSPTGPASGLPVRMPRPRQPGRHRRPEPLAAPEGAPALVLAVPGTPSAATRSLAEEVVSIARSELPGLDARIGYVDGGADEFPTLQSVLAYAAEERTARYEQARAAGMDVKEPDGPVAVVVPLLAGPDSATLRQVRQAVMESRIAAELTDVLGPHPLLAEALHVRLSEAGLARADRARLFTVATAADGIVLASVGGEEAVQAAGITGMLLAARLAVPVMAAALDQEGSITSVAEQLRASGSQQLALAPYLIGPEIDAGLIEAAAKEAGCSAAEALGPYPAIGKLALGKYTTALGIAPQQPQGMPVR; encoded by the coding sequence ATGAGCTCCCCCACTGGGCCCGCGTCCGGCCTGCCAGTACGAATGCCGCGACCCCGCCAGCCCGGGCGGCACCGCCGCCCGGAGCCGTTGGCGGCTCCCGAGGGCGCGCCCGCGCTCGTCCTCGCGGTGCCCGGCACGCCCAGCGCCGCCACGCGCAGCCTCGCCGAGGAGGTCGTGAGCATCGCACGCTCCGAGCTGCCCGGCCTCGACGCCCGCATCGGCTACGTCGACGGTGGTGCCGACGAGTTCCCCACGCTGCAGTCGGTGCTCGCGTACGCCGCCGAGGAGCGCACCGCCCGTTATGAGCAGGCCCGCGCCGCCGGCATGGACGTCAAGGAGCCGGACGGCCCCGTCGCCGTCGTCGTGCCCCTGCTGGCCGGTCCGGACAGCGCGACGCTGCGCCAGGTCCGGCAGGCCGTCATGGAGAGCCGTATCGCGGCCGAGCTGACCGACGTCCTCGGCCCGCACCCGCTGCTCGCCGAGGCGCTGCACGTGCGGCTGTCCGAGGCCGGTCTGGCGCGTGCCGACCGGGCCCGGCTGTTCACCGTCGCCACCGCCGCGGACGGCATCGTCCTCGCGTCCGTGGGCGGCGAGGAGGCCGTGCAGGCGGCCGGGATCACGGGCATGCTGCTGGCCGCGCGGCTCGCCGTGCCGGTGATGGCCGCCGCGCTCGACCAGGAGGGCTCGATCACCTCCGTGGCCGAGCAGCTGCGCGCCTCGGGCTCCCAGCAGCTCGCGCTCGCGCCGTACCTGATAGGGCCGGAGATCGACGCCGGTCTGATCGAGGCGGCCGCGAAGGAGGCGGGCTGTTCCGCGGCCGAGGCGCTCGGCCCCTACCCGGCGATCGGCAAGCTGGCGCTCGGCAAGTACACGACGGCGCTCGGCATCGCGCCGCAGCAGCCGCAGGGCATGCCGGTCCGTTGA
- a CDS encoding HtaA domain-containing protein produces the protein MNRPGAAVTVAGALLTLLCQGTATAQEGAASREVSGGYASWGPTFEASTGADATVTAGAPAVRGSGGRTWFPVDGGNAAPAAGDADVDLDGSIRLAGVGADTLTLGELRLRLDGGTGTLRVRAERAGESGDLTLAEVGTGATAPTVRSGGATWSGLRVSLTAEGAELLAEWSGRPYTAGDELAPLDVTVGTGTSGTGEPQDGTADDASSPASDASDTSAGSAEAAEVEAEAEQGTVAAPSAAVERVSLAPGAGQRVTGEGFEPGEVVLVAIDDDTRFQAVADDSGEVARDFPVYDSATEGAHTVRLYSVTGGREAVSEFTVLTKRS, from the coding sequence ATGAACAGACCTGGTGCCGCGGTGACAGTGGCGGGCGCGTTGCTCACCCTGCTCTGCCAGGGCACGGCGACGGCACAGGAGGGGGCGGCCTCACGTGAGGTGTCCGGCGGATACGCGAGCTGGGGCCCGACCTTCGAGGCGTCCACCGGCGCCGACGCGACGGTGACGGCCGGGGCGCCCGCCGTACGCGGCTCCGGCGGCCGGACCTGGTTCCCGGTCGACGGCGGCAACGCGGCCCCGGCCGCCGGGGACGCGGACGTCGACCTGGACGGCTCCATCCGCCTGGCCGGGGTCGGCGCCGACACCCTGACCCTCGGCGAGCTGCGCCTGCGGCTGGACGGCGGCACCGGCACCCTACGGGTGCGCGCCGAACGGGCGGGGGAGAGCGGCGACTTGACGTTGGCAGAGGTCGGCACGGGTGCCACCGCGCCGACCGTACGCAGCGGCGGCGCGACCTGGTCCGGCCTGCGTGTGTCGCTGACCGCCGAGGGCGCCGAACTGCTCGCCGAATGGAGTGGTCGGCCGTACACGGCAGGCGACGAACTCGCCCCGCTCGACGTGACCGTGGGCACCGGCACCTCAGGGACCGGCGAACCGCAGGACGGGACCGCCGACGACGCGTCCTCACCCGCCTCGGACGCGAGCGACACGTCGGCAGGGTCCGCGGAAGCCGCCGAGGTCGAGGCCGAGGCCGAACAGGGCACCGTGGCGGCCCCGTCCGCGGCCGTGGAACGCGTGAGCCTGGCCCCGGGTGCCGGACAACGGGTCACCGGCGAAGGCTTCGAGCCGGGTGAGGTCGTGCTGGTCGCGATCGACGACGACACCCGCTTTCAGGCCGTGGCCGACGACTCGGGCGAGGTCGCCCGCGACTTCCCGGTGTACGACAGCGCGACCGAGGGCGCGCACACGGTTCGGCTGTACTCCGTGACCGGTGGCCGCGAGGCCGTGTCGGAGTTCACCGTGTTGACAAAGAGATCATGA